In the genome of Bradyrhizobium sp. CIAT3101, one region contains:
- the adh gene encoding aldehyde dehydrogenase: MFQQALDQVSKTLLIRERYDNFIGGKWVAPVEGKYFDNPSPITGKKLCSVPRSTAADIELALDAAHKAKESWGKTSVQERSRILNKIADKLESNLDLLALIETFDNGKPIRETTHADMPLVVDHWRYFASVVRAQEGGISEIDHDTVAYHYHEPLGVVGQIIPWNFPILMATWKLAPALAAGNCVVLKPAEQTPLGILAVMELIADILPPGVINVVNGFGIEAGKPLAQNKRIAKIAFTGETTTGRMIMQYASDNLIPVTLELGGKSPNIFFADVAETDDDFLDKALEGFAMFALNQGEVCTCPSRVLVQESIYDKFMEKAVARTKKIKQGHPLDASTMIGAQASNDQLEKILSYLDIGKQEGAKVLTGGKRAKMEGELAEGYYVEPTIFEGNNKMRIFQEEIFGPVVSVTKFKNEEDALAIANDTLYGLGAGVWTRNGNRAYRFGRAIQAGRVWTNCYHAYPAHAAFGGYKQSGIGRETHKMMLDHYQQTKNVLVSYSTKALGFF; the protein is encoded by the coding sequence ATGTTCCAGCAAGCGCTCGACCAGGTTTCGAAAACGCTCCTCATCCGCGAACGCTACGACAATTTCATCGGCGGCAAATGGGTCGCTCCGGTGGAAGGCAAGTACTTTGACAATCCGAGCCCGATCACCGGCAAGAAGCTCTGCTCGGTGCCCCGCTCCACCGCCGCCGACATCGAGCTGGCACTCGACGCCGCGCACAAGGCGAAGGAATCCTGGGGCAAGACCTCGGTGCAGGAGCGTTCGCGCATCCTGAACAAGATCGCCGACAAGCTGGAGTCAAATCTCGACCTGCTGGCGCTGATCGAGACGTTCGACAACGGCAAGCCGATCCGCGAGACCACCCATGCCGACATGCCGCTGGTCGTCGACCACTGGCGCTATTTCGCCAGCGTCGTGCGCGCGCAGGAAGGCGGCATCTCCGAGATCGACCACGACACCGTCGCCTATCACTATCACGAGCCGCTCGGCGTCGTCGGCCAGATCATTCCCTGGAACTTCCCGATCCTGATGGCGACCTGGAAGCTCGCCCCTGCCCTTGCCGCCGGCAATTGCGTGGTGCTGAAGCCCGCCGAACAGACCCCGCTCGGCATCCTCGCCGTGATGGAGCTGATCGCGGACATCCTGCCGCCCGGCGTCATCAACGTCGTCAACGGGTTCGGCATCGAGGCCGGCAAGCCGCTGGCGCAGAACAAGCGGATCGCCAAGATCGCCTTCACCGGCGAGACCACGACGGGCCGCATGATCATGCAATACGCGTCCGACAATCTGATTCCGGTGACGCTGGAGCTCGGCGGCAAGTCGCCGAACATCTTCTTCGCCGACGTCGCCGAGACCGACGACGATTTCCTCGACAAGGCGCTGGAGGGCTTTGCGATGTTCGCCCTCAACCAGGGCGAGGTCTGCACCTGTCCGAGCCGCGTGCTGGTGCAGGAATCGATCTACGACAAGTTCATGGAGAAGGCGGTCGCGCGGACCAAGAAGATCAAGCAGGGCCACCCGCTCGACGCTTCGACCATGATCGGCGCGCAAGCCTCGAACGACCAGCTCGAGAAGATCCTGTCCTATCTCGATATTGGCAAGCAGGAAGGCGCAAAAGTATTGACCGGCGGCAAGCGGGCCAAAATGGAGGGTGAGCTCGCCGAAGGCTATTACGTCGAGCCCACGATTTTCGAGGGCAACAACAAGATGCGCATCTTCCAGGAGGAGATCTTCGGACCGGTCGTGTCGGTCACGAAGTTCAAGAACGAGGAGGACGCGCTCGCGATCGCCAACGACACACTCTATGGCCTCGGCGCCGGCGTATGGACCCGCAATGGCAACCGCGCCTATCGGTTCGGCCGCGCCATCCAGGCCGGCCGCGTCTGGACCAATTGCTACCACGCCTACCCCGCGCATGCGGCGTTCGGCGGTTACAAGCAGTCAGGCATCGGGCGTGAGACCCACAAGATGATGCTGGACCACTACCAGCAGACCAAGAACGTCCTGGTCAGCTACTCGACCAAGGCCCTCGGCTTCTTCTGA
- a CDS encoding glutamine amidotransferase: MFQRRRSAVALRHVAFEDLGLLAPIMEREGWNVSFCEAPVDDLSHPSIGDADLLIVLGGPIGVYETDSYPFLTREIDLLERRLAQGLPTLGICLGAQLMAKALGARVHAGHVKEIGWGSLTLSDTGRASCLTPLAEGTPVLHWHGDTFDLPDHAARLASNENYENQAFEFGNNALALQFHLEADPRQLEEWYVGHAVELASARISVPELRARTAEYSTIVAQQADRIFTSWLNQLAHKDAASRTAQAR; this comes from the coding sequence ATGTTCCAACGCCGCCGATCTGCCGTCGCGCTCCGTCATGTGGCCTTCGAGGATCTCGGCCTGCTTGCACCGATCATGGAACGCGAGGGCTGGAACGTCTCGTTCTGCGAAGCGCCGGTCGACGATCTCAGCCACCCCTCGATCGGGGATGCGGACCTCCTGATCGTGCTCGGCGGCCCGATCGGCGTCTACGAGACCGACAGCTATCCGTTTCTCACAAGGGAAATTGACCTGCTGGAGCGCCGCCTTGCCCAAGGCCTGCCGACGCTCGGCATTTGCCTCGGCGCACAGCTGATGGCGAAGGCGCTCGGGGCCCGCGTCCATGCCGGTCATGTGAAGGAGATCGGCTGGGGATCGCTGACATTATCGGACACCGGCCGCGCCTCCTGCCTGACGCCGCTGGCGGAGGGCACACCGGTTCTGCACTGGCACGGCGACACCTTCGATCTTCCCGATCATGCAGCGAGACTCGCCTCGAACGAAAACTACGAGAACCAGGCGTTCGAGTTCGGAAACAATGCGCTCGCACTGCAGTTTCACCTCGAAGCCGATCCACGGCAGCTCGAGGAATGGTACGTCGGCCATGCCGTCGAGCTCGCCTCCGCGAGGATTTCGGTGCCGGAGCTTCGGGCAAGGACGGCAGAATATTCAACGATCGTCGCACAACAGGCCGATCGCATCTTCACGAGTTGGTTGAACCAGCTCGCGCACAAGGACGCTGCAAGCAGAACCGCACAAGCAAGGTAA
- a CDS encoding substrate-binding domain-containing protein has translation MLQIEIEAVWRFRHEGSPRTAVVMLGVLNEIRKTGKITSAASDAQLSYRHVWNLIEQWSEFFGTPLVETQRGKGSKLTPFGERLVWAGERMQARLGPQLENLAQELASEIKPFLEQRPSVIRVHASHGFAVAKLREFLDREPGIGVDLRYVSNQHSLVSLAQGACDLSGLHLPRGELRAQGINAAREWLDPREDRVINFVTREMGLMVARGNPLRIASLRDLTGPKVRFVNRDHDSGTRLLFDRLLAVQGIDQGRINGAQQIEFTHAAVAAYVASGMADVTFGVEAAARQFGLDFIRVLTEDYFFVCKRAFLETEPMRRILDIIRSHDFQAAVAALPGYTLSDTGEVSGVKAFLEMHSAR, from the coding sequence ATGCTTCAGATCGAGATCGAGGCCGTCTGGCGGTTTCGCCACGAGGGCAGCCCACGCACCGCCGTCGTCATGCTGGGCGTGCTCAACGAGATCCGGAAGACCGGGAAGATCACGAGCGCAGCCAGCGACGCACAGCTGTCCTACCGGCACGTCTGGAATCTGATCGAGCAATGGTCGGAGTTCTTCGGAACGCCTCTCGTCGAAACCCAGCGCGGCAAGGGCTCGAAGCTCACGCCATTCGGCGAGCGGCTGGTGTGGGCCGGCGAGCGCATGCAAGCGCGGCTCGGGCCGCAGCTTGAAAACCTGGCGCAGGAGCTGGCGAGCGAGATCAAGCCATTCCTCGAGCAGCGGCCCTCCGTGATCCGCGTCCATGCGAGCCACGGCTTTGCAGTTGCAAAGCTGCGCGAGTTCCTCGACCGGGAGCCCGGCATCGGCGTCGACCTGCGCTATGTCAGCAACCAGCATTCGCTGGTCTCGCTGGCGCAGGGCGCTTGCGATCTCTCCGGCCTGCATCTGCCGCGCGGCGAGCTGCGCGCCCAGGGCATCAACGCGGCCCGCGAATGGCTCGATCCGCGCGAGGACCGCGTCATCAATTTCGTCACGCGCGAGATGGGGCTGATGGTCGCGCGCGGCAATCCGCTACGGATCGCCTCGCTGCGCGATTTGACCGGACCGAAGGTGCGCTTCGTCAACCGCGATCACGATTCCGGCACACGTCTCCTATTCGACCGCCTGCTCGCCGTGCAAGGGATCGACCAGGGCAGGATCAACGGCGCGCAGCAGATCGAGTTCACCCATGCGGCGGTCGCAGCCTACGTCGCCAGCGGCATGGCCGATGTGACCTTCGGCGTCGAGGCCGCCGCCCGCCAGTTCGGTCTCGATTTCATCCGGGTTCTCACCGAAGACTATTTCTTCGTCTGCAAACGCGCCTTCCTGGAGACGGAGCCGATGCGACGCATCCTCGACATCATCCGCAGTCACGATTTCCAGGCGGCGGTCGCTGCCCTGCCCGGTTACACCCTGTCCGATACGGGCGAGGTCTCCGGCGTAAAAGCCTTCCTGGAGATGCACTCCGCACGCTGA
- a CDS encoding aldehyde dehydrogenase family protein encodes MSVAYDFAHSPATEFMARPQHLLIDGRRVPASSGRTFKSLNPATGQVIATIAEGGEADVEIAVAAARRAFEGPWRTMRASERGQILMRWADLLKRNADEIIELESIDAGKPISATMRQDFPAAVDTLTYYAGWADKISGDVVPVRDDALTYTMREPVGVVAAIVPWNFPLMIGMWKLAPALACGCTIVMKPAELTSLSALRIAELALEAGLPAGVFNVVTGPGRVVGDALVNHADVDKVTFTGSPGVGRGIMKGAASNFKRVSLELGGKSANVIFDDADLEAASKAAASGIFFNAGQVCSAGSRVLVQEKAYDEVVERLAARAKSIKMGDPLDRKTALGPVISEKQMKSILDYVDIGQREGARLVTGGEKVGERGYFISPAVFADVAHEMRISQEEIFGPVVSVIKFKDEADALRIANGTAYSLAAGVWSRDVGKLQRFAKRARAGTVWMNTYGYTDVRLPWGGERDSGLGREHGTAALDNFTEPKAVWMNLAV; translated from the coding sequence ATGTCTGTTGCATATGACTTTGCGCACTCGCCGGCCACCGAGTTCATGGCCCGGCCGCAGCATCTGCTCATCGACGGCCGCCGCGTGCCCGCGAGCTCCGGCCGCACCTTCAAATCCCTCAATCCCGCCACCGGGCAGGTCATCGCCACCATCGCCGAGGGCGGCGAGGCCGATGTCGAGATCGCGGTGGCGGCTGCGCGCCGGGCGTTCGAAGGCCCGTGGCGCACCATGCGTGCCTCCGAGCGTGGCCAGATCCTGATGCGCTGGGCCGACCTGCTCAAGCGCAACGCCGACGAGATCATCGAGCTCGAATCGATCGATGCCGGCAAGCCGATCTCGGCGACGATGCGCCAGGATTTCCCGGCCGCCGTCGACACGCTGACCTACTACGCTGGCTGGGCCGACAAGATCAGCGGCGATGTCGTGCCGGTGCGCGACGATGCCCTGACCTACACCATGCGCGAGCCGGTCGGCGTGGTCGCGGCGATCGTTCCCTGGAATTTCCCGCTGATGATCGGCATGTGGAAGTTGGCACCGGCGCTGGCCTGCGGCTGCACCATCGTGATGAAGCCGGCCGAGCTGACCTCGCTGTCGGCGCTGCGTATCGCGGAGCTCGCGCTCGAAGCGGGTTTGCCGGCGGGCGTCTTCAACGTCGTCACCGGTCCCGGTCGCGTCGTCGGTGACGCGCTGGTCAATCACGCGGATGTCGACAAGGTCACCTTCACCGGCTCGCCCGGCGTGGGCCGCGGAATCATGAAGGGCGCGGCCAGCAACTTCAAGCGCGTCTCGCTCGAGCTCGGCGGCAAGTCGGCCAACGTGATTTTCGACGATGCCGATCTCGAAGCGGCGTCGAAGGCTGCGGCCTCCGGCATCTTCTTCAATGCCGGCCAGGTCTGCTCGGCCGGCTCCCGCGTGCTGGTGCAGGAGAAGGCGTATGACGAAGTCGTCGAACGCCTCGCCGCGCGTGCGAAGTCGATCAAAATGGGCGACCCGCTCGACCGCAAGACGGCGCTCGGGCCGGTCATCTCCGAGAAGCAGATGAAGTCGATCCTCGACTATGTCGATATCGGCCAGAGGGAAGGCGCGAGGCTCGTCACCGGCGGTGAGAAGGTCGGCGAGCGCGGCTATTTCATCAGCCCCGCGGTGTTCGCCGATGTCGCGCACGAGATGCGGATCTCGCAAGAGGAAATCTTCGGCCCCGTCGTCAGCGTCATCAAGTTCAAGGACGAGGCTGATGCTTTACGGATCGCTAACGGCACGGCCTACAGCCTCGCCGCGGGCGTCTGGAGCCGCGATGTCGGCAAGCTGCAGCGTTTTGCCAAGCGGGCACGCGCCGGCACGGTCTGGATGAATACCTATGGCTACACCGACGTGCGCTTGCCCTGGGGCGGCGAGCGCGACTCCGGCCTCGGCCGCGAGCACGGCACCGCAGCGCTCGACAATTTCACCGAGCCCAAGGCCGTCTGGATGAATTTGGCCGTCTGA
- a CDS encoding NAD-dependent succinate-semialdehyde dehydrogenase: MAEYPLIELYIDGQWKRASGQPIINPADESVLGTVPTATRADLDDALAAAEKGFKIWRNTAPAKRAQIILKAAALIRERVDVMAAAMTLEQGKPIEQARLEILRGCDIIEWDATEGLRLYGRIIPSEPGMRHTVLRQPIGPVAAFSPWNFPMSSPARKVAGALSAGCSIILKASEETPAGAFQLVRAFHDAGLPPGVLNLVFGNPAEISDYLIPQSRIRLVTFTGSIPVGKHLAEMAGRHMKPAIMELGGHAPVIVCDDVDPAATAAASVIGKSRNAGQVCVSPTRFFVQEKIYEQFAQSFAERASQLKVGNGLDPSTQLGPLANARRIDAMETLVSDARDKGARVLAGGQRIGNRGYFFPLTVIADLPDDARAMNEEPFGPLALVNPVKTLDEAIEKANALPYGLAAYAFTKSAGNAERLAESVEVGNLSINHFVASVAETPFGGVKDSGYGREGGTEGLQCYTVVKNVSHKTL, encoded by the coding sequence ATGGCGGAATATCCCCTGATCGAACTCTACATCGATGGACAATGGAAGCGCGCAAGCGGCCAGCCGATCATCAATCCCGCCGATGAAAGCGTGCTCGGCACCGTCCCGACCGCGACCAGAGCCGACCTCGACGACGCGCTCGCCGCCGCCGAGAAAGGCTTCAAGATCTGGCGCAACACCGCGCCGGCGAAACGCGCGCAGATCATCCTGAAGGCCGCCGCCCTCATCCGCGAGCGCGTCGATGTGATGGCCGCCGCGATGACGCTCGAACAGGGCAAGCCGATCGAGCAGGCAAGGCTCGAAATCCTGCGTGGCTGCGACATCATCGAGTGGGATGCGACCGAAGGCCTGCGGCTCTACGGCCGCATCATCCCCAGTGAGCCCGGCATGCGCCACACCGTGCTGCGCCAGCCGATCGGCCCGGTCGCTGCGTTCTCGCCGTGGAATTTCCCGATGAGCTCGCCGGCCCGAAAGGTCGCCGGCGCCCTCTCCGCCGGCTGCTCGATCATCCTGAAGGCCTCGGAGGAAACCCCGGCCGGCGCATTCCAGCTGGTGCGCGCCTTCCATGATGCGGGCCTGCCCCCCGGTGTGCTCAACCTGGTGTTCGGCAATCCCGCGGAAATCTCCGACTACCTCATCCCGCAGTCGCGTATCCGCCTCGTCACTTTCACCGGCTCGATCCCCGTCGGCAAGCATCTCGCCGAGATGGCCGGCCGGCACATGAAGCCCGCGATCATGGAGCTCGGCGGCCACGCACCGGTGATCGTCTGCGACGACGTCGACCCGGCCGCGACTGCGGCTGCGTCCGTGATCGGCAAGTCGCGCAACGCCGGCCAGGTCTGCGTCTCGCCGACGCGCTTCTTCGTGCAGGAAAAGATCTACGAGCAGTTCGCGCAATCCTTTGCAGAGCGCGCCAGCCAGCTCAAGGTCGGCAACGGCCTCGATCCTTCGACGCAGCTCGGGCCGCTCGCCAATGCGCGCCGCATCGACGCGATGGAGACGCTGGTCAGCGATGCCAGGGACAAGGGCGCGCGCGTGCTCGCCGGCGGGCAGCGCATCGGCAATCGCGGCTATTTCTTCCCGCTCACGGTGATCGCCGACCTGCCCGACGATGCCCGCGCCATGAACGAGGAGCCGTTCGGGCCGCTTGCACTGGTCAATCCGGTGAAGACGCTGGACGAGGCGATCGAAAAGGCCAACGCCCTTCCCTATGGTCTTGCCGCCTACGCCTTCACGAAGTCGGCCGGCAATGCCGAACGCCTCGCCGAAAGCGTTGAGGTCGGCAACCTCTCCATCAACCATTTCGTCGCCTCGGTCGCGGAGACCCCGTTCGGCGGCGTCAAGGACAGCGGCTACGGCCGCGAGGGTGGCACCGAGGGCCTGCAGTGCTACACCGTCGTCAAGAACGTGTCGCACAAGACGTTGTAG
- a CDS encoding NAD(P)H-dependent oxidoreductase, whose translation MRTSRIVGFCGNSWRPAKSRILVEAVAADLQAQHGLNTTVLDLVDAGCGIAGFTRTALDDSARAVVEAIEQADGLVIGCPVFQGSYPGLFKHVFDLIEPSALRNRPVLLTAVGGGLRHSLVVEHQLRPLFGFFEACTVSTAIYASSGEIAPGEPLAPMTAARIANAVEQFASLLSGRQAAAA comes from the coding sequence GTGAGGACATCCCGCATCGTTGGCTTCTGCGGCAACAGTTGGCGCCCGGCGAAGTCGCGCATTCTGGTCGAAGCCGTCGCCGCCGACCTTCAGGCGCAACATGGACTGAACACCACGGTCCTCGATCTCGTCGATGCCGGCTGCGGCATCGCCGGCTTCACCCGGACCGCACTCGATGACAGCGCGCGCGCCGTCGTCGAGGCCATCGAGCAGGCCGACGGCCTCGTGATCGGGTGCCCGGTGTTCCAGGGATCCTATCCCGGATTGTTCAAGCACGTCTTCGACCTGATCGAACCCAGCGCGCTGCGCAACCGCCCGGTGCTGCTGACCGCCGTCGGCGGCGGCCTGCGCCACTCGCTGGTGGTCGAGCACCAGCTCCGCCCGCTGTTCGGCTTCTTCGAAGCCTGCACCGTTTCGACGGCGATCTACGCCAGCAGCGGCGAGATCGCGCCAGGCGAGCCGCTCGCACCAATGACGGCCGCGCGGATCGCCAACGCCGTCGAACAATTCGCCTCGCTTCTCAGCGGTCGTCAGGCGGCTGCCGCATGA
- a CDS encoding class I SAM-dependent methyltransferase, whose product MQDNALQDNAPRHRDGSAGDANYGTIGQGYANFRKPDPRIAEMIDAALGEAGTILNVGAGAGSYEPVGRTVTPVEPSQSMRAQRPAHLPAAIDAVAEKLPFEDATFAAAMSTFSVHQWKNLNAGLREMRRVTRGPIAIMTCDPDELDRFWLNAYCPEVIAVEAVRYPGIKDIATALGGTTDVVPVPIPLDCTDGFNEAYYGRPEMLLDPAARLACSAWSFIADDVVRRFEQRLSSDLAAGRWDARHGSYRQQPTFAGSLKLIVNHV is encoded by the coding sequence ATGCAGGACAACGCACTACAAGACAACGCGCCACGCCACCGGGACGGCAGCGCAGGCGACGCCAATTACGGCACGATCGGCCAGGGCTACGCGAATTTTCGCAAACCCGATCCGCGCATCGCGGAGATGATCGATGCCGCGCTCGGCGAGGCCGGCACGATCCTCAATGTCGGCGCGGGCGCGGGCTCCTACGAGCCGGTCGGCCGCACCGTCACCCCGGTCGAGCCGTCGCAATCGATGCGGGCGCAGCGGCCGGCGCATCTGCCCGCTGCGATCGATGCGGTCGCGGAAAAGCTTCCCTTCGAGGACGCGACGTTCGCTGCGGCGATGTCGACCTTCTCGGTGCATCAGTGGAAGAACCTCAACGCGGGCCTGCGCGAGATGCGACGGGTGACGCGCGGTCCGATCGCGATCATGACCTGCGATCCGGACGAACTCGATCGCTTCTGGCTCAACGCCTATTGCCCGGAGGTCATCGCGGTCGAGGCCGTGCGCTATCCGGGGATCAAGGACATCGCAACGGCTCTCGGCGGCACGACGGACGTCGTGCCCGTGCCGATCCCGCTCGACTGCACCGATGGTTTCAATGAGGCCTATTACGGCCGGCCCGAGATGCTGCTGGATCCGGCCGCACGGCTCGCCTGCTCGGCCTGGAGCTTTATCGCCGATGATGTCGTCCGGCGTTTCGAACAGCGGCTCAGCAGCGATCTCGCCGCCGGCCGCTGGGATGCGCGGCACGGATCCTATCGGCAGCAGCCGACTTTCGCTGGCTCGCTCAAGCTGATCGTCAACCACGTCTGA
- a CDS encoding LuxR C-terminal-related transcriptional regulator produces the protein MRAEQEHLDGLPERQLADRLMSIAESCSVRALGVACCSAITEMTGSPTVGLYLLDGLEPELVYSQHVAEGLLDNYRAGFWKHDPVLDCIMTRGRAVDGETVIGPQQWRHSPSFEMLHEWGFAYNMGGPLWCGQKIVGVLFTATTDTDAPYTMRSRQRMEMLCRAGSLALTNMTNAGAIDAHRAATRVREPAATLSLPPRSADVAIRVCRGQTNKEIAREMGISDQTVKEHVANLCRRFGVHNRTELAACLLSPGVRQ, from the coding sequence GTGAGAGCCGAGCAGGAGCATTTGGATGGTCTGCCCGAGCGCCAGCTCGCAGATCGGCTGATGTCCATCGCCGAGAGCTGCTCGGTGCGTGCGCTTGGCGTCGCCTGCTGCTCGGCGATCACGGAAATGACGGGGTCGCCGACCGTCGGCCTCTATTTGCTCGACGGGCTCGAGCCGGAACTGGTCTACAGCCAGCACGTCGCGGAAGGTCTGCTCGACAATTACAGGGCCGGCTTCTGGAAGCATGACCCCGTGCTTGACTGCATCATGACCCGAGGCCGCGCGGTCGACGGCGAAACGGTGATCGGTCCACAGCAATGGCGGCACAGTCCGTCGTTCGAGATGCTGCACGAGTGGGGATTCGCATACAACATGGGCGGGCCATTGTGGTGCGGGCAGAAGATCGTCGGCGTGCTGTTTACCGCGACGACCGACACGGACGCGCCTTACACGATGCGGTCACGGCAGCGCATGGAGATGCTGTGCCGGGCCGGCTCGCTGGCTTTGACCAACATGACCAACGCGGGCGCGATCGACGCCCATCGTGCCGCGACCCGGGTTCGTGAGCCGGCCGCGACGCTCTCGCTCCCGCCAAGGTCTGCGGACGTCGCCATCCGGGTCTGCCGCGGCCAGACCAACAAGGAAATCGCCCGCGAGATGGGAATTTCCGACCAGACGGTGAAGGAGCACGTCGCCAATTTGTGCCGACGTTTCGGCGTGCACAATCGCACCGAGCTCGCGGCCTGCCTGCTGAGCCCGGGCGTGCGGCAATAA
- a CDS encoding DUF779 domain-containing protein, protein MVNRVEITPKAAEIVARLKTQHGALMFHQSGGCCDGSAPMCYPVGDFRVGPQDVLLGKIADCEFYIGAAQFEYWQHTQLIIDVVPGRGSGFSAEAPEGVRFLTRSRVFTDEEVAELAAAGPPARAA, encoded by the coding sequence ATGGTCAATCGGGTCGAGATCACGCCGAAGGCGGCCGAGATCGTCGCGCGCCTCAAGACCCAGCACGGCGCATTGATGTTTCACCAGTCCGGCGGCTGCTGCGACGGCTCGGCCCCGATGTGCTATCCTGTCGGGGATTTCCGCGTCGGCCCCCAGGACGTGCTGCTCGGCAAGATCGCCGATTGCGAGTTCTATATCGGTGCCGCCCAGTTCGAATATTGGCAGCACACCCAGCTCATCATCGACGTCGTGCCCGGCCGCGGCTCCGGCTTTTCGGCCGAGGCGCCGGAGGGCGTGCGGTTTCTCACCCGCAGCCGCGTCTTCACTGACGAGGAAGTGGCGGAGTTGGCAGCCGCTGGGCCACCGGCGCGGGCGGCGTGA
- a CDS encoding acyl-CoA dehydrogenase family protein produces the protein MSPSVQLAVKPSATPTVAEFHARLDALLPLVESRAAEADAQGYLTDDVVAALRKAGIYTMLFPREVGGAELLPYDAMTVIERLAYAHASAGWCVIGNNMEGTTLAIYIEDEGIKKVFAGGPDITIAGNGVPRGFARPVDGGYMIRGNWAYGSGIQHAEWVHSGCFVTDASGKDMIFGPNGQPKIVVTHHPRATIKLMGNWDVLGLRATGSFDYTLSEGDELFVPTHMTYDFDIGAPRRGGVQGALGLAGYSAWAHSAWAVGVGRRMLDELVKVIVQRQDPFGKSCDSASFKFQFAQAEARFRAARALVHETWKDVSETCAGGESPSLDQMTMIKLSLRHVHDVLSDVATFAHRAARGASLHNTPMQRFYRDIHSGTQHILMADQIVEECGRALLGLPGPGAQWTVFGVTG, from the coding sequence ATGAGCCCTTCCGTGCAACTCGCAGTCAAACCTTCCGCGACCCCGACGGTGGCTGAGTTCCATGCGCGCCTCGACGCGCTGCTGCCGCTGGTCGAATCCAGAGCCGCGGAGGCCGACGCACAGGGCTATCTGACTGACGACGTCGTGGCCGCGCTGCGCAAGGCCGGCATCTACACCATGCTATTCCCCCGAGAGGTCGGCGGCGCCGAGCTTCTGCCTTACGACGCCATGACCGTGATCGAGCGGCTTGCCTACGCACATGCCTCGGCCGGCTGGTGCGTCATCGGCAACAACATGGAAGGCACGACGCTCGCCATCTACATCGAGGACGAAGGCATCAAGAAGGTCTTCGCGGGCGGGCCCGACATCACGATTGCCGGCAACGGCGTGCCGCGCGGCTTCGCCCGGCCGGTCGACGGCGGCTACATGATCCGCGGCAACTGGGCGTATGGCAGCGGCATTCAGCACGCCGAGTGGGTGCATTCCGGCTGCTTCGTCACCGACGCCTCCGGCAAGGACATGATCTTCGGCCCCAACGGCCAGCCCAAGATCGTGGTCACACACCATCCGCGCGCGACCATCAAGCTGATGGGCAATTGGGACGTGCTCGGCCTGCGCGCGACCGGAAGCTTCGACTACACCTTGAGCGAGGGCGACGAGCTGTTCGTACCCACGCACATGACCTACGATTTCGACATTGGCGCGCCGCGCCGGGGTGGCGTGCAGGGTGCGCTGGGACTGGCGGGCTACAGCGCCTGGGCACATTCCGCGTGGGCCGTCGGCGTTGGCCGCCGCATGCTCGACGAGCTCGTCAAGGTGATCGTCCAGCGCCAGGATCCATTCGGCAAGTCGTGTGACAGCGCGAGCTTCAAGTTTCAGTTCGCGCAGGCCGAAGCTCGCTTCCGCGCCGCGCGTGCGCTGGTCCACGAAACCTGGAAGGACGTCTCGGAGACTTGCGCCGGCGGTGAATCTCCCTCGCTGGACCAGATGACGATGATCAAGCTGTCGCTGCGCCACGTCCACGACGTTCTGTCCGATGTCGCGACCTTCGCACATCGCGCCGCCCGCGGTGCCTCGCTGCACAACACGCCGATGCAGCGGTTCTATCGCGACATTCATTCGGGCACGCAGCACATCCTGATGGCCGACCAGATCGTCGAAGAGTGCGGCCGCGCGCTGCTCGGCCTCCCCGGCCCTGGCGCGCAATGGACAGTGTTCGGGGTGACGGGCTGA